The following proteins come from a genomic window of Pyxidicoccus sp. MSG2:
- a CDS encoding tetratricopeptide repeat protein, with amino-acid sequence MRLAFVLSVALALAPPVALAQRGGARNPAVLIREGERLYQAGKYREAAEALKKAHELSPNPKLIYNIAVALENAGELRESLSWYQQYVGNTEGTDPTLLKRSARGIDRLQVLIKKEEQAQATADTEREKLQAEADAARRRAEEEQLAARRAEEENLRRQQAEHERAMKSYKRQRIAAFAIGGVAVAGVGAGVLFGMQARDAREQFDAARNLEDKQARADDTKSKALLADIGFGVGLAGAITAIILYPKDGPPVEGEVRVTLAPRGAGAGMEVSF; translated from the coding sequence ATGAGACTGGCTTTTGTGTTGTCGGTGGCCCTCGCGCTGGCGCCACCGGTGGCGCTCGCGCAGCGCGGCGGCGCCCGGAATCCGGCGGTCCTCATCCGCGAGGGTGAGCGGCTGTACCAGGCTGGGAAGTACCGCGAGGCGGCCGAGGCGCTGAAGAAGGCGCACGAGCTGTCGCCCAATCCGAAGCTCATCTACAACATCGCCGTCGCCCTGGAGAACGCGGGCGAATTGCGCGAGTCGCTCTCCTGGTACCAGCAGTACGTCGGCAACACGGAGGGCACGGACCCCACGCTGCTCAAGCGCAGCGCGCGCGGCATCGACCGGCTCCAGGTCCTCATCAAGAAGGAGGAGCAGGCGCAGGCCACCGCGGACACCGAGCGCGAGAAGCTCCAGGCGGAAGCCGACGCGGCACGCCGCCGGGCAGAGGAGGAGCAACTGGCGGCCCGGCGCGCGGAGGAGGAGAACCTGCGCCGTCAGCAGGCCGAGCACGAGCGCGCGATGAAGTCGTACAAGCGCCAGCGCATCGCCGCCTTCGCGATTGGCGGCGTGGCCGTGGCCGGCGTGGGCGCGGGCGTGCTCTTCGGCATGCAGGCGCGCGACGCGCGCGAGCAGTTCGACGCCGCCCGGAACCTGGAGGACAAGCAGGCCCGCGCGGACGACACGAAGAGCAAGGCACTGCTCGCGGACATCGGCTTCGGCGTGGGCCTGGCCGGGGCGATTACGGCCATCATCCTCTACCCGAAGGATGGACCGCCCGTGGAGGGCGAGGTGCGGGTGACGTTGGCGCCCAGGGGCGCCGGAGCCGGAATGGAGGTCAGCTTCTGA
- a CDS encoding ABC transporter substrate-binding protein, translating into MRALGLMTCCTVLLAGCSFTTAGGLTECETSADCDSAQVCNEGFCLPQPVGCGDVFGPVSKPNTIPLGAALPLTTSEGKDESEEQALNSIKLVIEEVNQREGINGRNFILYICDTGSDAARAREQAQWLVNEKAVPVVFTSGSAQTIAASSVTIAAGALMMTHTSTSPDIATLPDKAQGAAGLVWRTAPSDTLQGRVIGDLLQGTITVADNATAFANTNKVVLSYVDDPYGQGLSGVVLRRLTQPQVISAKYNRNADVTPAVTAISTQQPDITVMVGFSEDNAKVINQLAAQGTKGRKWFFTDAGKDPGLFTNLGANKSEVNGAYGTAPAQARTGDNVYKQFANRFQAAYGKDPGQFSFTAHAFDAMYLVALGTAYAAGPDASKPQPITGARIAEGLTHMTPGAGVTAPAFDLGYNDFISARDAMRTGTVINVKGASGDLDFNNDTGEAPSEYELWKVENGAFKTVQLIKPSAD; encoded by the coding sequence ATGCGCGCGCTGGGACTGATGACGTGCTGCACCGTGCTGCTGGCCGGCTGCAGCTTCACCACCGCCGGTGGGCTCACCGAGTGCGAGACGAGCGCGGACTGCGACTCGGCGCAGGTGTGCAACGAGGGCTTCTGCCTGCCGCAGCCGGTGGGCTGTGGCGACGTGTTCGGCCCCGTCTCCAAGCCGAACACGATTCCGCTGGGCGCGGCGCTGCCCCTGACGACGTCCGAGGGCAAGGACGAGTCCGAGGAGCAGGCGCTCAACTCCATCAAGCTGGTGATTGAAGAGGTCAACCAGCGCGAGGGCATCAACGGCCGGAACTTCATCCTCTACATCTGCGACACCGGCTCCGACGCCGCGCGCGCCCGTGAGCAGGCCCAGTGGCTGGTGAACGAGAAGGCGGTGCCGGTGGTCTTCACTTCCGGCAGCGCGCAGACGATTGCCGCCTCCAGCGTCACCATCGCCGCCGGCGCACTGATGATGACGCACACGTCGACGAGCCCGGACATCGCCACGCTGCCCGACAAGGCTCAAGGAGCGGCGGGGCTGGTGTGGCGGACGGCGCCCTCGGACACGCTGCAGGGCCGCGTCATCGGCGACCTGCTCCAGGGCACCATCACCGTGGCGGACAACGCGACGGCCTTCGCGAACACGAACAAGGTCGTGCTGTCCTACGTGGACGACCCGTATGGCCAGGGCCTGTCCGGCGTGGTGCTCCGCCGGCTGACGCAGCCGCAGGTCATCTCCGCGAAGTACAACCGCAACGCGGACGTGACTCCGGCGGTGACCGCCATCAGCACCCAGCAGCCCGACATCACGGTGATGGTGGGCTTCTCCGAGGACAACGCGAAGGTCATCAACCAGCTCGCCGCCCAGGGCACCAAGGGGCGGAAGTGGTTCTTCACGGACGCCGGCAAGGACCCGGGCCTGTTCACCAACCTGGGTGCCAACAAGAGCGAGGTCAATGGCGCCTACGGCACCGCCCCGGCCCAGGCCCGTACCGGGGACAACGTGTACAAGCAGTTCGCCAACCGCTTCCAGGCCGCGTACGGCAAGGACCCGGGCCAGTTCTCCTTCACCGCGCACGCGTTTGACGCCATGTACCTCGTCGCGCTGGGCACCGCCTACGCGGCGGGCCCGGACGCCAGCAAGCCGCAGCCCATCACCGGCGCCCGCATCGCCGAGGGGCTGACGCACATGACGCCGGGCGCGGGCGTCACCGCGCCAGCCTTCGACCTGGGCTACAACGACTTCATCAGCGCCCGGGATGCCATGCGCACCGGTACCGTCATCAACGTGAAGGGCGCCAGCGGCGACCTGGACTTCAACAACGACACGGGCGAGGCCCCGTCCGAGTACGAGCTGTGGAAGGTGGAGAACGGCGCCTTCAAGACGGTGCAGCTCATCAAGCCGTCCGCGGACTGA
- a CDS encoding pyridoxal phosphate-dependent aminotransferase, producing MSGFSARSDFPRTPNPLAQALARHRARGLPLLDVTESNPTRVGLPAPATGLLAPPGACGYAPEALGLPSARHALATHLTARGAAVSPEHLVLTASTSEAYGWLFKLLCEPGDNVLVPAPSYPLFEHLARLEGVETRPYPLPRAHGFGLDVDEVEAACDARTRAVLVVNPGNPTGHYLHEGELAALADACARHGLALVSDEVFSDFAWDTEPSRVATVAGRALPALTFALSGLSKVAGLPGLKLGWMHVGGPQPLRDEALARLEWVADTYLPVGTPVQLALPELLAHVPRFQAAVLERVRGNRQRLLKARPAGATWDVVPAHGGWSAVLRIPAEPGEEATCLALLDAGVRVQPGYFYDFGGGAFLVLSLLPTPEVFAAAVEVLARVLGEGPVSPRTA from the coding sequence GTGAGCGGCTTCTCCGCCCGCTCCGACTTCCCCCGCACCCCCAACCCGCTGGCACAGGCGCTCGCCCGGCACCGCGCCCGCGGGCTCCCCCTGCTGGACGTCACCGAGTCCAACCCCACGCGCGTGGGGCTGCCCGCCCCCGCGACAGGCCTGCTCGCCCCTCCCGGCGCCTGTGGCTACGCGCCGGAAGCCCTCGGCCTTCCTTCCGCGCGCCACGCCCTGGCCACGCACCTGACGGCCCGCGGCGCGGCCGTGTCCCCCGAGCACCTCGTGCTGACGGCCAGCACCAGCGAGGCCTACGGGTGGCTCTTCAAGCTGCTGTGCGAGCCGGGAGACAACGTCCTGGTGCCCGCGCCCAGTTACCCCCTCTTCGAGCACCTCGCGCGCCTGGAGGGCGTGGAGACGCGGCCCTACCCCCTGCCCCGCGCGCACGGCTTCGGCCTGGACGTGGACGAGGTGGAGGCCGCGTGCGACGCCCGCACCCGCGCGGTGCTCGTCGTCAACCCCGGCAACCCCACCGGCCACTACCTGCACGAGGGCGAACTGGCGGCGCTGGCGGACGCGTGCGCGCGCCACGGGCTGGCGCTGGTGTCCGATGAAGTCTTCAGTGACTTCGCCTGGGACACCGAGCCCTCGCGCGTGGCCACCGTGGCCGGACGCGCGCTGCCCGCGCTCACCTTCGCCCTGTCCGGCCTGTCGAAAGTCGCGGGGCTGCCCGGCCTCAAGCTGGGGTGGATGCACGTGGGCGGCCCCCAGCCCCTGCGCGACGAGGCGCTGGCGCGGCTGGAGTGGGTGGCGGACACGTACCTGCCGGTGGGCACGCCCGTGCAGCTCGCGCTCCCGGAGTTGCTGGCCCACGTGCCCCGCTTCCAGGCAGCGGTGCTGGAGCGCGTGAGGGGCAACCGCCAGCGCCTGCTGAAGGCCCGCCCGGCGGGCGCCACGTGGGACGTGGTGCCCGCGCACGGCGGGTGGAGCGCGGTGCTGAGGATTCCGGCGGAGCCCGGCGAGGAGGCCACCTGCCTCGCCCTGCTGGACGCGGGCGTGCGGGTGCAGCCGGGGTACTTCTACGACTTCGGCGGCGGCGCCTTCCTCGTGCTGTCGCTGCTGCCGACGCCCGAGGTGTTCGCCGCCGCCGTGGAGGTGCTGGCGCGGGTGTTGGGAGAGGGGCCCGTCAGTCCGCGGACGGCTTGA
- the bioD gene encoding dethiobiotin synthase — protein sequence MASRPFQIFVTGTDTGVGKTQASCALLSLLADAGLQPQGFKPYESGCASLRAPADALALREAARSTLPVDALCPHRFRAPLAPGVAARRLGREPDWDVTLAAWKRLSHGITVVEGAGGLFVPLDSRHDVIDLIATLRLPVLLVARAGLGTLNHTALSLQALAARRIPVKAVLLSRGTAAKDPSERDNRLLLEDRHGVPVLGPVPYLPDARRRHTAFRKALRALMP from the coding sequence ATGGCTAGCCGGCCCTTCCAAATCTTCGTCACCGGTACGGACACCGGCGTGGGCAAGACGCAGGCCTCGTGCGCGCTGCTGTCGCTGCTGGCGGACGCGGGCCTCCAGCCCCAGGGCTTCAAGCCCTACGAGAGCGGCTGCGCCTCCCTGCGCGCCCCGGCGGATGCGCTGGCGCTGCGCGAGGCGGCGCGCAGCACGCTGCCCGTGGACGCCCTCTGCCCCCACCGCTTCCGAGCGCCCCTGGCCCCCGGCGTGGCCGCGCGCCGCCTGGGCCGGGAGCCGGACTGGGACGTCACCCTGGCCGCGTGGAAGCGGCTCTCCCATGGCATCACGGTGGTGGAGGGGGCCGGCGGCCTCTTCGTGCCCCTCGACTCACGGCACGACGTCATCGACCTCATCGCCACCCTGCGCCTGCCCGTACTGCTGGTGGCCCGCGCGGGGCTGGGCACGCTCAACCACACGGCCCTGTCGCTCCAGGCGCTCGCCGCGCGCCGCATCCCCGTGAAGGCCGTGCTGCTGTCGCGCGGCACCGCGGCGAAGGACCCGTCCGAGCGCGACAACCGCCTGCTGCTGGAAGATCGTCACGGCGTCCCGGTGCTGGGACCGGTGCCGTACCTGCCTGACGCGCGCCGACGGCACACCGCGTTCCGGAAGGCCCTGCGCGCGCTGATGCCCTGA
- the bioF gene encoding 8-amino-7-oxononanoate synthase yields MSVASKWAREDLEALSARGLRRHLEPLDSPQGPVVRMGGETLVNFSSNDYLGLAASPSVRAAAAAALERYGMGTGASRLVVGDTSAHHRLEARLCAFERAEAVLLFNSGYAANTGILPALVGPGDAVFSDALNHASLVDGCRLSRARVVVHPHADVEALSRALADTPARRKLVVTDTVFSMDGDVAPLRDIVEACEAHGAALMVDEAHATGVLGARGAGLCEELGLEARVELRMGTLSKALGGMGAYVATSRAVADLLVSRARPFVFSTALPAALCAAAEAAVDAVEGDPALRERLWRNIRRFAAGLRALGLRAEARSAVFPIVLGEPERALDAARRLREAGVLVKAIRPPTVPEGTSRLRFCLSAAHTLGHVDLALDALRRVGVHHG; encoded by the coding sequence GTGAGCGTCGCCTCGAAGTGGGCGCGGGAGGACCTGGAAGCCCTCTCCGCGCGCGGCCTGCGTCGGCACCTGGAGCCGCTGGACTCGCCCCAGGGCCCGGTGGTCCGCATGGGCGGGGAGACGCTCGTCAACTTCTCCTCCAACGACTACCTCGGGCTGGCCGCCTCGCCGTCCGTGCGCGCCGCCGCCGCCGCCGCGCTGGAGCGCTACGGCATGGGCACCGGCGCCAGCCGGCTCGTCGTGGGCGACACGTCCGCGCACCACCGGCTGGAGGCGCGCCTCTGCGCCTTCGAGCGCGCCGAGGCCGTGCTCCTCTTCAACAGCGGCTATGCCGCCAACACCGGCATCCTGCCCGCCCTCGTGGGCCCCGGTGACGCCGTCTTCTCCGACGCCCTCAACCACGCCTCCCTCGTGGACGGCTGCCGCCTGTCCCGCGCCCGCGTCGTCGTCCATCCGCATGCGGACGTGGAGGCGCTGTCCCGCGCGCTCGCGGACACGCCCGCGCGGCGCAAGCTCGTCGTCACCGACACCGTCTTCTCCATGGACGGCGACGTGGCCCCGCTGCGCGACATCGTCGAGGCCTGTGAGGCACACGGCGCCGCGCTGATGGTGGACGAGGCCCACGCCACCGGCGTGCTGGGCGCCCGCGGCGCGGGCCTGTGTGAGGAGCTGGGCCTGGAGGCGCGCGTGGAGCTGCGCATGGGCACGCTCAGCAAGGCGCTGGGCGGCATGGGCGCGTACGTGGCCACCTCGCGCGCGGTGGCGGACCTGCTGGTGTCCCGCGCGCGGCCCTTCGTCTTCTCCACCGCGCTGCCCGCCGCGCTGTGCGCCGCCGCCGAGGCCGCCGTGGACGCAGTGGAGGGCGACCCGGCCCTGCGCGAGCGGCTGTGGCGCAACATCCGCCGCTTCGCGGCCGGCCTGCGCGCGCTGGGCCTGAGGGCCGAAGCCCGCAGCGCCGTGTTCCCCATCGTCCTCGGAGAACCCGAGCGCGCCCTGGACGCCGCGCGCCGCCTGCGCGAGGCGGGCGTGCTGGTGAAGGCCATCCGCCCGCCCACCGTGCCCGAGGGCACCAGCCGGCTGCGCTTCTGCCTCTCCGCCGCCCACACCCTGGGCCACGTGGACCTGGCGCTGGACGCCCTGCGCCGGGTGGGAGTGCACCATGGCTAG
- the bioB gene encoding biotin synthase BioB: MPDTAAPSESFHGHSHTAAPPPPGVEVRHDWSLAEVRAIYAMPLLDLVHRAQTVHRTVFQDNKVQLCSLLSIKTGGCSEDCAYCPQAARYKTGVKAEKLMAVPEVLAAASKARAAGATRFCMGAAWREVKDGPQFDSVLEMVRGVRALGMEACATLGMLTDSQAKRLREAGLDAYNHNLDTSPEHYGDIISTRTYDDRLKTLNRVREAGISVCCGGIIGMGESVDDRCNLLRTLANQEHHPESVPVNALVAVEGTPLAEQPRIETVDMVRTIATARVLMPQSMVRLSAGRQQMNEEAQLLCMMAGANSLFFGEKLLTTGNPEYGQDMALLEKAGIRPLEPRRDG, encoded by the coding sequence ATGCCCGACACCGCCGCCCCCAGCGAGTCCTTTCACGGCCATTCCCACACGGCCGCGCCGCCGCCTCCGGGTGTCGAGGTGCGCCATGACTGGTCGCTCGCCGAGGTCCGCGCCATCTACGCCATGCCGCTGCTGGACCTGGTCCACCGGGCGCAGACGGTCCACCGGACCGTGTTCCAGGACAACAAGGTGCAGCTGTGCTCGCTCCTGTCCATCAAGACGGGCGGCTGCTCCGAGGACTGTGCGTACTGCCCGCAGGCGGCCCGCTACAAGACGGGCGTCAAGGCGGAGAAGCTGATGGCGGTGCCGGAGGTGCTGGCGGCCGCGTCGAAGGCTCGCGCCGCCGGGGCCACGCGCTTCTGCATGGGCGCCGCGTGGCGCGAGGTGAAGGACGGCCCACAGTTCGACAGCGTGCTGGAGATGGTGCGCGGCGTGCGCGCCCTGGGCATGGAGGCGTGCGCCACGCTGGGCATGCTCACCGACAGCCAGGCGAAGCGCCTGCGCGAGGCGGGGCTGGATGCGTACAACCACAACCTGGACACCTCGCCCGAGCACTACGGCGACATCATCTCCACCCGCACGTATGACGACCGGCTGAAGACGCTCAACCGCGTGCGCGAGGCCGGCATCTCCGTGTGCTGCGGCGGCATCATCGGCATGGGCGAGTCGGTGGACGACCGCTGCAACCTGCTGCGCACGCTGGCCAACCAGGAGCACCACCCGGAGTCGGTGCCCGTCAACGCGCTGGTGGCCGTGGAGGGCACGCCGCTGGCCGAGCAGCCGCGCATCGAGACGGTGGACATGGTGCGCACCATCGCCACCGCCCGTGTCCTCATGCCGCAGTCCATGGTGCGCCTGTCCGCGGGCCGCCAGCAGATGAACGAGGAGGCGCAGTTGCTGTGCATGATGGCGGGCGCCAACTCGCTCTTCTTTGGCGAGAAGCTGCTCACCACTGGCAACCCCGAGTACGGCCAGGACATGGCCCTGCTCGAGAAGGCCGGCATCCGCCCGCTGGAGCCCCGGCGGGACGGGTAG